In Thermodesulfobacteriota bacterium, the DNA window CCTGGAGCACCAGGCCGTAGCCCAGGGAGGGGTGTTCCACGAGGTCACCGGCCTGGGGCAGCCCGGGGTGGCCGTAGGGGATGGCCTGGCGGGGGTCTCTGCCCTTCATCCGGGCCAGCCACTCCTCCTCCGGCGTGCGGGGGGCGGCCTCTCGAGGGCCCTTGGAGCTTCGGCCCTGCTTTGCGGCGGCCGGGTCCCGATAGTTGTGCACGCCCTCGCAGGTCGAGCACTGGACCTTGGCCGGCCGGCCGAACGCCACCGAGACGACGACGTGGCGGGTCGCCGCGCGGCATCGCGTGCACAGCGACGAGACCCAGCTTCCCACCGCAACGGCCCCGTCCGCGGCCACGTTTCTCCTCCCTCTGTCGGCTCCCGGCCCCCCGGGTGGCGTGGTCGCCGCCTGGGAACGGTCCAAACCCGTTGATCTCTCCCGTGCAGACCGCGAGAATGGGCCAAGCCGCCTCGCGGCCGCGCCGCCCGAGCGGTTTGCGGCGCAACCCCCAACCCCTCAGGAGGACCGGCCGTGGCCTACGACCCCACCAACGTGTTTGCGCGCATCCTGCGGGGAGAGATCCCCTGCAAGAAGGTCTACGAGGACCCCTTCGCCCTAGCCTTCTACGACATCTCGCCCCAGGCGCCGGTCCACGTCCTGGTGATTCCCAAGGGGGAGTATGCCTCCTTCGACGACTTCTCGGCGAAGGCCCCCTCCGAGATGGTGACCGGCTTCTACCGGGCCGTGCAGCAGGTGGCAGGCCAGCTCGGGCTCCAGGGCCGGGGCTATCGGATCCTCTCCAACGTCGGCCCCGACGCCCACCAGGAGGTGATGCACTACCACCTCCACCTCTTCGCGGGTTGCGACCTGGGGCGCATGATCAAGAAGGGACTGGCGAGCGAGGAGCGCTAGAAACCCTGGGGGCGCCAGGACCTGGAACCCTGCGTCGCCCCCGCATCCCGCCGAAGGTGGAGCGCTTTGGGGAGATCCTCGCCAGGCCCCGGGCCGGCGCGCTGCCGCGTCAGCTCTCGTCGTCCTTGGGCTCTTCGCGCTTCCAGAGGGTGAAGTCGTCCAGTAGCTCCTCATCCCCCTCTTCTTCGTCTCCCCCGGAGAAGATCTGCCCCGTGTTGCGCTCGCGCAGGGGGCCCTTGGGGACCCGCTCCTCCCGCACCCCCGTTCCTTCACGCTTGCGGCGGTTG includes these proteins:
- a CDS encoding histidine triad nucleotide-binding protein, which gives rise to MAYDPTNVFARILRGEIPCKKVYEDPFALAFYDISPQAPVHVLVIPKGEYASFDDFSAKAPSEMVTGFYRAVQQVAGQLGLQGRGYRILSNVGPDAHQEVMHYHLHLFAGCDLGRMIKKGLASEER